From Bombus vancouverensis nearcticus chromosome 15, iyBomVanc1_principal, whole genome shotgun sequence, the proteins below share one genomic window:
- the Rsod gene encoding uncharacterized protein Rsod isoform X1, whose amino-acid sequence MWWIFLLNYVTIGLSLRLAAYISSGGLHGEIRFEKVTETSVRIRFSLQTTLQYPDQQWLWSVTQFPVDYTRINDRCSRQHIGESIIDLTELVGPLDMPGNETGSVEISDISLTGEMGLWGKGLIFQDTYSSRTICASITVLEKNVEKFAEARFLETIAGSVWFRWLGGHGGDNISDTIIYVNLYHVNNKKLQGIKYTEHYWKIYVTDIFDISKDKSSCNILQTVFDPDNAGNGKAIGDIDARLGKIKVAVDHRNEYKTVYKDSKLSLLPSTDLLGPHRQLYLVIFHPKHDDSILHCSKINHRKPILAKTLINSHGIKGDVSLSQVTPFDPTWVNVSLTPINDLGTRLRYATKIKSYNIHELPPDPIKASNNFAKVCETTKKMYNPSNINIKDVPPAGLGTQDQYAIGDLSGKLQGRKEGSYHYDILPGSAKLNGIYWDTYLPLSGTHSVIHRSLVLHKYNETDNKSIVPWICGTLNLYLPDNIGQIPMVTAQVIYRYPIVGKIIFRQPKNDPQMDTTIIIENLVHADGNALNNSELHRWMVHDNPPGKDYYNWTGRCLSAGEPYNPYKVEWNSNPSEYCSMSEASLCRVGDLTRHSTVDIAGKKLYGTLLTRRLFTDTMLPLSGPHSILGKSLVIYDDHGPRARGERLACSIISETYHRKAVARDWFGNGEIISLRGKLEFLQQNEYDITNIELNLDGLDGKMSGYHIHMTPIEQDLEFPCESTSLYGHWNPFGINVSNTLSAGEGTTDQYEMGDLSGKFGTLENRKRYMKTFNDTILPLFGLNSILGRSIVIHKKQKNLRWACSTIERGYSPSEAIELRAIASFHHPQGFAYGYIRMTQLIHHDGSQSETVIEIKLRHPGKHDRNITRNHNWAIYVNPVGVDAAVQVKDTRCVAGGYIWNPYFTQLADPLNDDLYRQECGPDLPLRCYVGDISGRLGPIDIGLQRQVFTDSNFPLAGTVSAMGRSIVIFDKNFGTDRFACANIEPDNDIVKYTNIRKPPRFVVAQFLEDVRKIMGVPDWMLSIDTRKTKILHSGACIQFLMHFMGPIASTLEQDFNRLISTGRLDAPSLYIPGYVPTKRKATLGYRQCGNQDPNDKSNNSYSIQNKHTSLFFKMTNFTLFLGSKFSLPNISSSQYSKLILIVAVCIITKLL is encoded by the exons ATGTGGTggatttttttactaaattatg TTACCATTGGCTTGTCACTGCGTCTTGCCGCATATATTTCTTCTGGCGGTCTTCACGGAGAAATTCGATTCGAAAAAGTCACAGAAACATCCGTAAGAATTCGATTTTCACTTCAAACTACTCTTCAGTATCCAGACCAACAATGGCTTTGGTCAGTTACTCAGTTTCCTGTTGATTACACACGTATAAACGATAGATGCAGTAGACAACATATTGGAGAGAG CATTATCGACTTAACGGAACTTGTTGGACCGCTCGATATGCCTGGAAATGAAACAGGATCAGTGGAAATTTCGGACATAAGTTTAACCGGAGAAATGGGTTTATGGGGCAAAGGTCTAATATTCCAAGACACATATTCATCCAGAACCATTTGTGCTTCGATAACG GTACTAGAAAAGAATGTAGAGAAATTTGCGGAAGCACGTTTTCTCGAAACTATAGCGGGAAGCGTATGGTTTCGATGGCTGGGTGGTCACGGTGGTGATAATATTAGCGATAcaataatttatgtaaatttgtatCACGTTAATAACAAAAAATTGCAAGGTATAAAATACACAGAACATTATTGGAAAATTTATGTGACAGACATTTTTGACATCAGTAAAG ACAAATCAAGTTGCAACATTTTACAAACTGTCTTTGATCCTGATAACGCGGGCAATGGCAAAGCGATTGGTGATATCGATGCACGTTTAGGCAAGATAAAAGTAGCTGTAGATCATCGTAACGAATATAAAACCGTATACAAAGATTCAAAGTTGTCTCTACTACCTTCTACTGATTTACTCGGACCACATCGTCAATTATATTTAGTCATATTTCATCCGAAACATGATgattccattttacattgcagtAAGATTAATCATAGAAAACCTATCCTTGCCAA AACTTTAATTAATTCTCACGGTATCAAAGGAGATGTATCCCTATCTCAAGTGACTCCATTCGATCCAACATGGGTTAACGTATCATTGACACCAATCAATGATTTAGGAACGAGATTACGCTATGCTACTAAGATAAAGTCATACAATATTCATGAACTACCCCCAGATCCAATAAAAGCTTCGAATAACTTTGCCAAAGTATGCGAAACAACTAAGAAAATGTATAATCCAAGTAATATCAATATAAAGGATGTACCACCAGCAG GGCTTGGAACTCAAGATCAATATGCTATTGGTGATCTTTCTGGGAAACTTCAAGGTCGTAAAGAAGGATCGTATCATTATGATATCTTGCCAGGGAGTGCCAAACTTAATGGAATTTATTGGGATACATACCTTCCACTCTCAGGAACACATAGTGTAATTCACAGAAGCCTTGTTCTTCACAA ATATAATGAAACTGATAATAAGAGCATCGTACCATGGATCTGCGGTACCTTGAATCTTTATTTACCAGATAATATTGGACAAATACCAATGGTAACTGCACAAGTAATATACAGATATCCCATTGTTGGGAAAATAATTTTCCGTCAACCTAAAAATGACCCTCAAATGGATACTACCattataatagaaaatttagTTCATGCAGATGGTAATGCTTTAAATAATTCAGAATTACACAG atGGATGGTTCATGATAATCCACCAGGCAAAGATTATTATAACTGGACAGGCAGATGTTTAAGCGCTGGTGAACCTTATAATCCTTACAAG GTAGAATGGAATTCAAATCCTAGTGAATATTGTTCAATGTCAGAAGCATCATTATGTCGTGTGGGTGACCTAACAAGACATAGTACAGTCGACATTGCTGGCAAAAAGCTTTATGGGACCCTATTAACACGAAGACTCTTCACGGATACAATGTTACCTTTGTCAGGTCCCCATAGTATATTAGGTAAAAGTTTAGTGATATATGATGACCATGGACCTCGTGCAAGAGGAGAAAGACTAGCATGTTCAAT AATTAGTGAAACATACCATCGCAAAGCAGTAGCAAGAGACTGGTTTGGAAATGGAGAAATAATTTCGCTAAGAGGAAAATTAGAATTCTTACAACAAAATGAATATGATATCACAAATATAGAACTAAATCTTGATGGTCTAGATGGGAAAATGAGTGGATATCACATACATATG ACTCCAATTGAGCAAGATTTAGAATTTCCATGTGAAAGTACATCCCTGTATGGACATTGGAATCCATTTGGTATCAATGTAAGTAACACGCTATCTGCAGGAGAAGGAACAACTGATCAGTATGAAATGGGTGATCTCAGTGGAAAGTTTGGCActttagaaaatagaaaacgatatATGAAAACTTTCAATGATACAATACTTCCTTTATTTGGACTAAACAGTATACTAGGTCGAAGTATAGTGATTCACAAAAAGCAAAAGAATTTAAG ATGGGCTTGTTCAACTATAGAAAGGGGATATTCGCCATCTGAGGCTATAGAATTAAGAGCAATTGCATCTTTTCATCATCCACAAGGTTTTGCATATGGCTATATAAGAATg ACACAACTTATTCACCATGATGGTAGTCAAAGTGAAACggtaattgaaataaaattacgaCATCCTGGAAAACACGATCGTAATATT ACAAGAAACCACAATTGGGCGATATATGTAAATCCTGTTGGAGTAGATGCAGCTGTTCAAGTAAAGGATACTAGATGTGTAGCTGGTGGATATATATGGAATCCTTACTTTACACAGCTAGCAGATCctttaaat GATGATCTGTACAGACAAGAATGTGGTCCTGATTTACCACTTAGATGTTATGTAGGAGATATATCAGGTCGATTGGGTCCTATCGATATAGGACTTCAAAGACAAGTTTTTACAGACTCAAATTTCCCATTAGCAGGAACAGTATCTGCAATGGGAAGATCTATCGTTATTTTCGACAAAAATTTTGGGACTGACAGATTTGCATGTGCTAATATTGAACCTGATAACGACATTGTGAAGTATACAAATATAAGAAAACCACCTCGCTTTGTAGT GGCACAATTTCTAGAAGATGTAAGAAAAATTATGGGTGTTCCAGATTGGATGTTATCCATAGATACTAGAAAAACGAAGATTTTACATAGTGGAGCATGCATTCAGTTTTTAATGCATTTTATGG GTCCAATTGCTAGCACCTTAGAACAAGACTTTAATAGACTTATATCAACTGGACGATTAGACGCACCTAGTTTGTATATTCCAGGATATGTTCCAACAAAACGAAAAGCAACATTAGGTTATCGCCAATGTGGAAATCAAGATCCAAATGATAAAAGTAATAACTCATATTCTATACAAAATAAGCATACaagtttattttttaaaatgacaAATTTTACACTGTTTT
- the Rsod gene encoding uncharacterized protein Rsod isoform X3, whose amino-acid sequence MPGNETGSVEISDISLTGEMGLWGKGLIFQDTYSSRTICASITVLEKNVEKFAEARFLETIAGSVWFRWLGGHGGDNISDTIIYVNLYHVNNKKLQGIKYTEHYWKIYVTDIFDISKDKSSCNILQTVFDPDNAGNGKAIGDIDARLGKIKVAVDHRNEYKTVYKDSKLSLLPSTDLLGPHRQLYLVIFHPKHDDSILHCSKINHRKPILAKTLINSHGIKGDVSLSQVTPFDPTWVNVSLTPINDLGTRLRYATKIKSYNIHELPPDPIKASNNFAKVCETTKKMYNPSNINIKDVPPAGLGTQDQYAIGDLSGKLQGRKEGSYHYDILPGSAKLNGIYWDTYLPLSGTHSVIHRSLVLHKYNETDNKSIVPWICGTLNLYLPDNIGQIPMVTAQVIYRYPIVGKIIFRQPKNDPQMDTTIIIENLVHADGNALNNSELHRWMVHDNPPGKDYYNWTGRCLSAGEPYNPYKVEWNSNPSEYCSMSEASLCRVGDLTRHSTVDIAGKKLYGTLLTRRLFTDTMLPLSGPHSILGKSLVIYDDHGPRARGERLACSIISETYHRKAVARDWFGNGEIISLRGKLEFLQQNEYDITNIELNLDGLDGKMSGYHIHMTPIEQDLEFPCESTSLYGHWNPFGINVSNTLSAGEGTTDQYEMGDLSGKFGTLENRKRYMKTFNDTILPLFGLNSILGRSIVIHKKQKNLRWACSTIERGYSPSEAIELRAIASFHHPQGFAYGYIRMTQLIHHDGSQSETVIEIKLRHPGKHDRNITRNHNWAIYVNPVGVDAAVQVKDTRCVAGGYIWNPYFTQLADPLNDDLYRQECGPDLPLRCYVGDISGRLGPIDIGLQRQVFTDSNFPLAGTVSAMGRSIVIFDKNFGTDRFACANIEPDNDIVKYTNIRKPPRFVVAQFLEDVRKIMGVPDWMLSIDTRKTKILHSGACIQFLMHFMGPIASTLEQDFNRLISTGRLDAPSLYIPGYVPTKRKATLGYRQCGNQDPNDKRSKFSLPNISSSQYSKLILIVAVCIITKLL is encoded by the exons ATGCCTGGAAATGAAACAGGATCAGTGGAAATTTCGGACATAAGTTTAACCGGAGAAATGGGTTTATGGGGCAAAGGTCTAATATTCCAAGACACATATTCATCCAGAACCATTTGTGCTTCGATAACG GTACTAGAAAAGAATGTAGAGAAATTTGCGGAAGCACGTTTTCTCGAAACTATAGCGGGAAGCGTATGGTTTCGATGGCTGGGTGGTCACGGTGGTGATAATATTAGCGATAcaataatttatgtaaatttgtatCACGTTAATAACAAAAAATTGCAAGGTATAAAATACACAGAACATTATTGGAAAATTTATGTGACAGACATTTTTGACATCAGTAAAG ACAAATCAAGTTGCAACATTTTACAAACTGTCTTTGATCCTGATAACGCGGGCAATGGCAAAGCGATTGGTGATATCGATGCACGTTTAGGCAAGATAAAAGTAGCTGTAGATCATCGTAACGAATATAAAACCGTATACAAAGATTCAAAGTTGTCTCTACTACCTTCTACTGATTTACTCGGACCACATCGTCAATTATATTTAGTCATATTTCATCCGAAACATGATgattccattttacattgcagtAAGATTAATCATAGAAAACCTATCCTTGCCAA AACTTTAATTAATTCTCACGGTATCAAAGGAGATGTATCCCTATCTCAAGTGACTCCATTCGATCCAACATGGGTTAACGTATCATTGACACCAATCAATGATTTAGGAACGAGATTACGCTATGCTACTAAGATAAAGTCATACAATATTCATGAACTACCCCCAGATCCAATAAAAGCTTCGAATAACTTTGCCAAAGTATGCGAAACAACTAAGAAAATGTATAATCCAAGTAATATCAATATAAAGGATGTACCACCAGCAG GGCTTGGAACTCAAGATCAATATGCTATTGGTGATCTTTCTGGGAAACTTCAAGGTCGTAAAGAAGGATCGTATCATTATGATATCTTGCCAGGGAGTGCCAAACTTAATGGAATTTATTGGGATACATACCTTCCACTCTCAGGAACACATAGTGTAATTCACAGAAGCCTTGTTCTTCACAA ATATAATGAAACTGATAATAAGAGCATCGTACCATGGATCTGCGGTACCTTGAATCTTTATTTACCAGATAATATTGGACAAATACCAATGGTAACTGCACAAGTAATATACAGATATCCCATTGTTGGGAAAATAATTTTCCGTCAACCTAAAAATGACCCTCAAATGGATACTACCattataatagaaaatttagTTCATGCAGATGGTAATGCTTTAAATAATTCAGAATTACACAG atGGATGGTTCATGATAATCCACCAGGCAAAGATTATTATAACTGGACAGGCAGATGTTTAAGCGCTGGTGAACCTTATAATCCTTACAAG GTAGAATGGAATTCAAATCCTAGTGAATATTGTTCAATGTCAGAAGCATCATTATGTCGTGTGGGTGACCTAACAAGACATAGTACAGTCGACATTGCTGGCAAAAAGCTTTATGGGACCCTATTAACACGAAGACTCTTCACGGATACAATGTTACCTTTGTCAGGTCCCCATAGTATATTAGGTAAAAGTTTAGTGATATATGATGACCATGGACCTCGTGCAAGAGGAGAAAGACTAGCATGTTCAAT AATTAGTGAAACATACCATCGCAAAGCAGTAGCAAGAGACTGGTTTGGAAATGGAGAAATAATTTCGCTAAGAGGAAAATTAGAATTCTTACAACAAAATGAATATGATATCACAAATATAGAACTAAATCTTGATGGTCTAGATGGGAAAATGAGTGGATATCACATACATATG ACTCCAATTGAGCAAGATTTAGAATTTCCATGTGAAAGTACATCCCTGTATGGACATTGGAATCCATTTGGTATCAATGTAAGTAACACGCTATCTGCAGGAGAAGGAACAACTGATCAGTATGAAATGGGTGATCTCAGTGGAAAGTTTGGCActttagaaaatagaaaacgatatATGAAAACTTTCAATGATACAATACTTCCTTTATTTGGACTAAACAGTATACTAGGTCGAAGTATAGTGATTCACAAAAAGCAAAAGAATTTAAG ATGGGCTTGTTCAACTATAGAAAGGGGATATTCGCCATCTGAGGCTATAGAATTAAGAGCAATTGCATCTTTTCATCATCCACAAGGTTTTGCATATGGCTATATAAGAATg ACACAACTTATTCACCATGATGGTAGTCAAAGTGAAACggtaattgaaataaaattacgaCATCCTGGAAAACACGATCGTAATATT ACAAGAAACCACAATTGGGCGATATATGTAAATCCTGTTGGAGTAGATGCAGCTGTTCAAGTAAAGGATACTAGATGTGTAGCTGGTGGATATATATGGAATCCTTACTTTACACAGCTAGCAGATCctttaaat GATGATCTGTACAGACAAGAATGTGGTCCTGATTTACCACTTAGATGTTATGTAGGAGATATATCAGGTCGATTGGGTCCTATCGATATAGGACTTCAAAGACAAGTTTTTACAGACTCAAATTTCCCATTAGCAGGAACAGTATCTGCAATGGGAAGATCTATCGTTATTTTCGACAAAAATTTTGGGACTGACAGATTTGCATGTGCTAATATTGAACCTGATAACGACATTGTGAAGTATACAAATATAAGAAAACCACCTCGCTTTGTAGT GGCACAATTTCTAGAAGATGTAAGAAAAATTATGGGTGTTCCAGATTGGATGTTATCCATAGATACTAGAAAAACGAAGATTTTACATAGTGGAGCATGCATTCAGTTTTTAATGCATTTTATGG GTCCAATTGCTAGCACCTTAGAACAAGACTTTAATAGACTTATATCAACTGGACGATTAGACGCACCTAGTTTGTATATTCCAGGATATGTTCCAACAAAACGAAAAGCAACATTAGGTTATCGCCAATGTGGAAATCAAGATCCAAATGATAAAA
- the Rsod gene encoding uncharacterized protein Rsod isoform X2 — translation MWWIFLLNYVTIGLSLRLAAYISSGGLHGEIRFEKVTETSVRIRFSLQTTLQYPDQQWLWSVTQFPVDYTRINDRCSRQHIGESIIDLTELVGPLDMPGNETGSVEISDISLTGEMGLWGKGLIFQDTYSSRTICASITVLEKNVEKFAEARFLETIAGSVWFRWLGGHGGDNISDTIIYVNLYHVNNKKLQGIKYTEHYWKIYVTDIFDISKDKSSCNILQTVFDPDNAGNGKAIGDIDARLGKIKVAVDHRNEYKTVYKDSKLSLLPSTDLLGPHRQLYLVIFHPKHDDSILHCSKINHRKPILAKTLINSHGIKGDVSLSQVTPFDPTWVNVSLTPINDLGTRLRYATKIKSYNIHELPPDPIKASNNFAKVCETTKKMYNPSNINIKDVPPAGLGTQDQYAIGDLSGKLQGRKEGSYHYDILPGSAKLNGIYWDTYLPLSGTHSVIHRSLVLHKYNETDNKSIVPWICGTLNLYLPDNIGQIPMVTAQVIYRYPIVGKIIFRQPKNDPQMDTTIIIENLVHADGNALNNSELHRWMVHDNPPGKDYYNWTGRCLSAGEPYNPYKVEWNSNPSEYCSMSEASLCRVGDLTRHSTVDIAGKKLYGTLLTRRLFTDTMLPLSGPHSILGKSLVIYDDHGPRARGERLACSIISETYHRKAVARDWFGNGEIISLRGKLEFLQQNEYDITNIELNLDGLDGKMSGYHIHMTPIEQDLEFPCESTSLYGHWNPFGINVSNTLSAGEGTTDQYEMGDLSGKFGTLENRKRYMKTFNDTILPLFGLNSILGRSIVIHKKQKNLRWACSTIERGYSPSEAIELRAIASFHHPQGFAYGYIRMTQLIHHDGSQSETVIEIKLRHPGKHDRNITRNHNWAIYVNPVGVDAAVQVKDTRCVAGGYIWNPYFTQLADPLNDDLYRQECGPDLPLRCYVGDISGRLGPIDIGLQRQVFTDSNFPLAGTVSAMGRSIVIFDKNFGTDRFACANIEPDNDIVKYTNIRKPPRFVVAQFLEDVRKIMGVPDWMLSIDTRKTKILHSGACIQFLMHFMGPIASTLEQDFNRLISTGRLDAPSLYIPGYVPTKRKATLGYRQCGNQDPNDKRSKFSLPNISSSQYSKLILIVAVCIITKLL, via the exons ATGTGGTggatttttttactaaattatg TTACCATTGGCTTGTCACTGCGTCTTGCCGCATATATTTCTTCTGGCGGTCTTCACGGAGAAATTCGATTCGAAAAAGTCACAGAAACATCCGTAAGAATTCGATTTTCACTTCAAACTACTCTTCAGTATCCAGACCAACAATGGCTTTGGTCAGTTACTCAGTTTCCTGTTGATTACACACGTATAAACGATAGATGCAGTAGACAACATATTGGAGAGAG CATTATCGACTTAACGGAACTTGTTGGACCGCTCGATATGCCTGGAAATGAAACAGGATCAGTGGAAATTTCGGACATAAGTTTAACCGGAGAAATGGGTTTATGGGGCAAAGGTCTAATATTCCAAGACACATATTCATCCAGAACCATTTGTGCTTCGATAACG GTACTAGAAAAGAATGTAGAGAAATTTGCGGAAGCACGTTTTCTCGAAACTATAGCGGGAAGCGTATGGTTTCGATGGCTGGGTGGTCACGGTGGTGATAATATTAGCGATAcaataatttatgtaaatttgtatCACGTTAATAACAAAAAATTGCAAGGTATAAAATACACAGAACATTATTGGAAAATTTATGTGACAGACATTTTTGACATCAGTAAAG ACAAATCAAGTTGCAACATTTTACAAACTGTCTTTGATCCTGATAACGCGGGCAATGGCAAAGCGATTGGTGATATCGATGCACGTTTAGGCAAGATAAAAGTAGCTGTAGATCATCGTAACGAATATAAAACCGTATACAAAGATTCAAAGTTGTCTCTACTACCTTCTACTGATTTACTCGGACCACATCGTCAATTATATTTAGTCATATTTCATCCGAAACATGATgattccattttacattgcagtAAGATTAATCATAGAAAACCTATCCTTGCCAA AACTTTAATTAATTCTCACGGTATCAAAGGAGATGTATCCCTATCTCAAGTGACTCCATTCGATCCAACATGGGTTAACGTATCATTGACACCAATCAATGATTTAGGAACGAGATTACGCTATGCTACTAAGATAAAGTCATACAATATTCATGAACTACCCCCAGATCCAATAAAAGCTTCGAATAACTTTGCCAAAGTATGCGAAACAACTAAGAAAATGTATAATCCAAGTAATATCAATATAAAGGATGTACCACCAGCAG GGCTTGGAACTCAAGATCAATATGCTATTGGTGATCTTTCTGGGAAACTTCAAGGTCGTAAAGAAGGATCGTATCATTATGATATCTTGCCAGGGAGTGCCAAACTTAATGGAATTTATTGGGATACATACCTTCCACTCTCAGGAACACATAGTGTAATTCACAGAAGCCTTGTTCTTCACAA ATATAATGAAACTGATAATAAGAGCATCGTACCATGGATCTGCGGTACCTTGAATCTTTATTTACCAGATAATATTGGACAAATACCAATGGTAACTGCACAAGTAATATACAGATATCCCATTGTTGGGAAAATAATTTTCCGTCAACCTAAAAATGACCCTCAAATGGATACTACCattataatagaaaatttagTTCATGCAGATGGTAATGCTTTAAATAATTCAGAATTACACAG atGGATGGTTCATGATAATCCACCAGGCAAAGATTATTATAACTGGACAGGCAGATGTTTAAGCGCTGGTGAACCTTATAATCCTTACAAG GTAGAATGGAATTCAAATCCTAGTGAATATTGTTCAATGTCAGAAGCATCATTATGTCGTGTGGGTGACCTAACAAGACATAGTACAGTCGACATTGCTGGCAAAAAGCTTTATGGGACCCTATTAACACGAAGACTCTTCACGGATACAATGTTACCTTTGTCAGGTCCCCATAGTATATTAGGTAAAAGTTTAGTGATATATGATGACCATGGACCTCGTGCAAGAGGAGAAAGACTAGCATGTTCAAT AATTAGTGAAACATACCATCGCAAAGCAGTAGCAAGAGACTGGTTTGGAAATGGAGAAATAATTTCGCTAAGAGGAAAATTAGAATTCTTACAACAAAATGAATATGATATCACAAATATAGAACTAAATCTTGATGGTCTAGATGGGAAAATGAGTGGATATCACATACATATG ACTCCAATTGAGCAAGATTTAGAATTTCCATGTGAAAGTACATCCCTGTATGGACATTGGAATCCATTTGGTATCAATGTAAGTAACACGCTATCTGCAGGAGAAGGAACAACTGATCAGTATGAAATGGGTGATCTCAGTGGAAAGTTTGGCActttagaaaatagaaaacgatatATGAAAACTTTCAATGATACAATACTTCCTTTATTTGGACTAAACAGTATACTAGGTCGAAGTATAGTGATTCACAAAAAGCAAAAGAATTTAAG ATGGGCTTGTTCAACTATAGAAAGGGGATATTCGCCATCTGAGGCTATAGAATTAAGAGCAATTGCATCTTTTCATCATCCACAAGGTTTTGCATATGGCTATATAAGAATg ACACAACTTATTCACCATGATGGTAGTCAAAGTGAAACggtaattgaaataaaattacgaCATCCTGGAAAACACGATCGTAATATT ACAAGAAACCACAATTGGGCGATATATGTAAATCCTGTTGGAGTAGATGCAGCTGTTCAAGTAAAGGATACTAGATGTGTAGCTGGTGGATATATATGGAATCCTTACTTTACACAGCTAGCAGATCctttaaat GATGATCTGTACAGACAAGAATGTGGTCCTGATTTACCACTTAGATGTTATGTAGGAGATATATCAGGTCGATTGGGTCCTATCGATATAGGACTTCAAAGACAAGTTTTTACAGACTCAAATTTCCCATTAGCAGGAACAGTATCTGCAATGGGAAGATCTATCGTTATTTTCGACAAAAATTTTGGGACTGACAGATTTGCATGTGCTAATATTGAACCTGATAACGACATTGTGAAGTATACAAATATAAGAAAACCACCTCGCTTTGTAGT GGCACAATTTCTAGAAGATGTAAGAAAAATTATGGGTGTTCCAGATTGGATGTTATCCATAGATACTAGAAAAACGAAGATTTTACATAGTGGAGCATGCATTCAGTTTTTAATGCATTTTATGG GTCCAATTGCTAGCACCTTAGAACAAGACTTTAATAGACTTATATCAACTGGACGATTAGACGCACCTAGTTTGTATATTCCAGGATATGTTCCAACAAAACGAAAAGCAACATTAGGTTATCGCCAATGTGGAAATCAAGATCCAAATGATAAAA
- the Mlc2 gene encoding myosin regulatory light chain 2 — protein sequence MADKEKKKKTKKKEEAAPAPAPEPEPAPAPAEEKPPTPTGTPKESGSTRASSRGSRKAKRTGSSVFSMFTQKQVAEFKEAFQLMDHDKDGVIGKNDLRATFDNVGRLVTDKELDDMLNEAPGPINFTQLLNLFATRMSGSGSDDDETVIAAFNTFDVNGKIDGERLRHALMTYGDKFTAKEVNDAYDNMYIDDKGFIDTQSLIAMLTGAGDEEEE from the exons ATG GCGgataaagagaagaagaagaagacgaaaaaGAAGGAGGAGGCAGCGCCTGCTCCTGCACCGGAACCAGAACCAGCACCTGCACCAGCAGAAGAAAAGCCACCAACTCCTACCGGTACCCCTAAAGAATCTGGTTCGACTAGAGCAAGTAGTCGGGGCAGCCGCAAAGCTAAACGCACTGGATCCAGCGTGTTTTCTATGTTTACTCAGAAACAAGTTGCCGAATTTAAAGAG GCATTCCAGCTTATGGATCATGATAAGGATGGTGTAATTGGGAAGAACGACCTTCGTGCCACTTTTGACAATGTCGGTCGTTTGGTTACCGATAAAGAACTTGACGATATGCTAAATGAAGCTCCTGGTCCTATCAACTTTACCCAGTTACTCAACTTGTTCGCAACTCGCATGTCGGGATCAG GTTCCGATGACGATGAAACCGTAATTGCTGCGTTCAATACCTTCGACGTAAACGGAAAGATTGATGGTGAAAG ATTGAGGCACGCTTTGATGACATATGGTGACAAATTCACCGCGAAGGAGGTCAATGATGCTTATGATAATATGTATATTGACGATAAGGGATTTATCGATACGCAAAGCCTTATCGCAATGTTAACTGGTGCGGGAGACGAAGAGGAGGAGTAA